From Cricetulus griseus strain 17A/GY chromosome 1 unlocalized genomic scaffold, alternate assembly CriGri-PICRH-1.0 chr1_0, whole genome shotgun sequence, a single genomic window includes:
- the LOC113832823 gene encoding MLV-related proviral Env polyprotein-like → SSWDFITLKRREIPGYAEKGPWRCGQRAFGPCYDSAGGGGFQGATPGGKCNPLILRFTDAGKRTTWDSPKVWGLRLYRAGKDPVTLFSLYRQITPLSQQSVGPNTVIADQRAPTQFQVPEPPTIPKAITPTPGAVTFSPTPDALNIEITRDPPGTGDRLLQLIQGVYQALNFSDPNKTQECWLCLVSRPPYYEGVAILGNYSNQTSAPTSCGAAMQHKLTISEVSGKGLCIGRIPPSHQELCNQVEPLSQDSRYLVAPYGTYWACSTGLTPCVSTTVLNTTIDFCILIELWPKVTYHQPEYVYSVLEKSTRYKREPISFTVALLLGGITVGGIAAGIGTGTVALQGINHFKLLQQAMHTDIQVLEESVSALEKSLTSLSEVVLQNRRGLDLLFLQEGGLCAALKEECCFYADHTGIVRDSMAKLRERLKQRQQLFESQQGWFEGWFAKSPWLTTLISTLMGPLVILFLILIFGPCILNKMTQFIRERLSVVQALVLTQQYHQLKQIDPEYPETSE, encoded by the coding sequence TCCTCTTGGGATTTCATCACTCTCAAACGGAGGGAGATCCCAGGGTACGCAGAGAAAGGACCATGGAGATGTGGGCAAAGAGCCTTCGGACCCTGTTATGATAGTGCCGGAGGGGGAGGTTTTCAAGGCGCCACCCCCGGAGGAAAATGCAACCCTCTCATCCTAAGGTTCACAGATGCTGGAAAAAGGACTACTTGGGATAGTCCTAAAGTCTGGGGACTCCGGCTGTACCGAGCAGGGAAAGATCCGGTGACCTTATTCTCCCTGTACAGACAAATTACTCCCCTAAGCCAACAATCAGTCGGGCCAAACACAGTAATAGCGGACCAGAGAGCCCCAACCCAATTTCAAGTCCCTGAACCCCCTACCATTCCTAAAGCTATCACTCCTACACCAGGTGCTGTcaccttctcccccaccccagacgCCCTAAACATCGAGATAACCAGAGACCCTCCAGGTACCGGAGATAGATTATTACAATTAATCCAAGGAGTTTACCAAGCCTTAAATTTTTCAGACCCCAACAAGACTCAGGAATGCTGGTTATGCCTAGTTTCCCGGCCCCCATATTATGAAGGCGTGGCAATACTGGGCAACTACTCCAACCAGACCTCAGCACCTACCAGTTGTGGAGCTGCTATGCAGCACAAGCTCACAATATCTGAGGTCTCAGGAAAGGGGCTATGCATAGGCAGGATTCCTCCCTCACATCAAGAATTATGTAACCAAGTAGAGCCATTATCTCAGGACAGCCGATACCTTGTTGCCCCTTATGGAACTTATTGGGCTTGCAGTACTGGGTTGACTCCCTGTGTCTCTACCACTGTTCTCAACACCACCattgacttttgtatattgatagaACTTTGGCCCAAAGTCACATACCACCAACCTGAATATGTTTACAGCGTACTAGAGAAATCAACCCGATATAAGAGGGAGCCAATATCCTTTACCGTGGCCCTATTATTAGGAGGAATAACAGTGGGGGGCATAGCAGCCGGCATAGGGACCGGAACCGTTGCCCTACAGGGAATTAATCATTTTAAGCTTCTACAACAAGCCATGCACACGGATATCCAGGTCCTAGAAGAGTCAGTCAGTGCACTCGAGAAATCCTTAACATCACTCTCTGAGGTGGTCCTGCAGAACAGACGAggattagatttattatttttacaggaAGGGGGGCTATGTGCTGCCCTCAAGGAAGAATGCTGCTTTTATGCAGATCATACAGGAATAGTTAGGGACAGCATGGCCAAACTTAGGGAAAGGCTAAAACAGAGGCAACAGCTATTTGAGTCTCAACAAGGATGGTTCGAAGGATGGTTCGCTAAGTCCCCCTGGTTGACTACCCTTATATCCACGCTCATGGGACCTCTGGTTATTCTATTTTTGATCCTCATATTTGGTCCCTGTATTCTGAACAAGATGACTCAATTCATCAGAGAACGACTATCTGTTGTACAGGCCTTAGTCTTAACTCAACAATACCACCAGCTAAAGCAAATAGATCCAGAGTATCCAGAGACCTCTGAATGA